The Vitis riparia cultivar Riparia Gloire de Montpellier isolate 1030 chromosome 3, EGFV_Vit.rip_1.0, whole genome shotgun sequence genome includes a region encoding these proteins:
- the LOC117911802 gene encoding 36.4 kDa proline-rich protein-like, whose amino-acid sequence MGKLGLATCLVILLNLATLLTSLARPYPPYPAPPKPANKTHPLLPLPDKHPPYVKPAHTPKPPKPPVVKPPYVPKPPVVKSPVIPKPPPVETPCPPPPPPPAPYPPPAQVTPPPQKTCPIDTLKLGACVDLLGGLVHVGIGSSAKDTCCPVLQGLVDSDSALCLCTTIKAKLLNVNIIIPIALQVLVDCGKTPPPGFQCPA is encoded by the coding sequence ATGGGGAAGCTTGGTCTGGCTACCTGTTTGGTCATCCTTCTCAACTTGGCTACACTCCTCACTTCTCTTGCTCGTCCCTACCCCCCATACCCAGCTCCTCCTAAACCAGCCAATAAAACGCACCCCCTTCTGCCTCTTCCAGATAAACATCCTCCATACGTCAAGCCAGCGCATACACCTAAGCCACCCAAGCCTCCGGTGGTCAAACCACCCTACGTGCCTAAGCCTCCGGTTGTCAAGTCACCAGTGATTCCAAAGCCACCCCCAGTTGAGACGCCATGCCCTCCTCCCCCACCGCCACCAGCACCGTACCCACCTCCGGCCCAGGTGACGCCCCCGCCACAAAAGACATGCCCCATTGACACTCTGAAGCTGGGTGCATGTGTGGATTTGTTGGGAGGGCTTGTGCACGTTGGGATAGGAAGTAGTGCTAAGGACACATGCTGTCCGGTGCTGCAAGGGCTTGTGGACTCGGACTCTGCCCTGTGTCTTTGCACCACCATCAAGGCCAAGCTTCTTAATGTCAATATCATCATACCCATTGCTCTTCAAGTCCTTGTTGACTGTGGCAAGACTCCACCTCCAGGATTCCAATGCCCTGCCTAA
- the LOC117911301 gene encoding zinc transporter 8-like, with the protein MDKLLRLLFILFLITLPTLVLGDCTCDKDDGDRDKNKALRYKIAAIVAILVGGAIGVCIPILGKMIPALHPEKNVFFIIKAFAAGVILATGFIHVLPDAFENLTSPCLNENPWGKFPFTGFVAMVSAIGTLMVDACATSYYSRSHFKKAQQSVGDEEKVGEHEGHVHVHTHATHGHAHGSASSAEEMGSAELIRHRVISQVLELGIVVHSVIIGISLGASESPKTIKPLVAALTFHQFFEGMGLGGCIAQAKFKVRAAAIMALFFSLTTPVGIAIGIGISNVYDENSSTALIVEGIFNAASAGILIYMALVDLLAADFMNPRMQGNGRLQVGANISLLVGAGCMSLMAKWA; encoded by the exons ATGGACAAGCTTCTGAGGTTACTGTTCATCCTCTTTCTCATAACTCTTCCAACACTGGTTTTAGGAGACTGTACATGTGACAAAGACGATGGAGATCGAGACAAAAATAAAGCTCTTAGATATAAGATAGCAGCTATAGTTGCCATACTGGTTGGTGGTGCAATTGGGGTGTGTATACCAATTCTAGGGAAGATGATACCGGCTCTTCACCCTGAAAAGAATGTATTCTTTATTATAAAGGCGTTTGCAGCCGGAGTGATTCTGGCGACGGGGTTCATTCACGTACTTCCTGATGCTTTTGAGAACTTAACCTCGCCCTGTCTCAATGAGAACCCTTGGGGGAAGTTTCCATTTACTGGCTTTGTGGCGATGGTATCGGCCATTGGGACACTGATGGTGGATGCTTGTGCAACCTCTTACTATAGTAGGTCTCACTTCAAGAAGGCTCAGCAATCTGTGGGAGATGAAGAGAAGGTTGGAGAGCATGAAGGTCATGTTCATGTTCACACACATGCCACTCATGGCCATGCTCACGGATCTGCATCTTCTGCTGAGGAAATGGGTTCTGCAGAACTCATCAGACATCGTGTGATTTCTCAG GTTTTGGAATTGGGAATTGTGGTGCATTCTGTAATAATTGGAATATCATTAGGAGCATCTGAGAGTCCAAAAACAATAAAGCCTCTGGTGGCTGCTCTCACCTTCCACCAATTTTTTGAAGGCATGGGCCTTGGAGGTTGCATTGCTCAG GCCAAGTTTAAGGTTCGGGCTGCTGCAATTATGGCGCTGTTCTTCTCCCTTACAACCCCAGTTGGGATAGCGATTGGGATCGGGATATCGAATGTTTATGACGAAAACAGTTCAACAGCTCTCATAGTTGAAGGGATTTTCAATGCTGCATCGGCCGGAATCTTGATATATATGGCGCTGGTGGATCTTCTAGCAGCGGATTTCATGAACCCAAGGATGCAGGGTAATGGAAGGCTTCAAGTTGGGGCCAATATTTCACTTCTCGTTGGGGCTGGTTGCATGTCCCTCATGGCCAAATGGGCTTAA
- the LOC117911299 gene encoding zinc transporter 8-like: MDKLLRLLFILFLITLPTLVLGDCTCDKDDGDRDKNKALRYKIAAIVAILAGGAIGVCIPILGKTIPALHPEKNVFFIIKAFAAGVILATGFIHVLPDAFENLTSPCLNENPWGNFPFTGFVAMVSAIGTLMVDACATSYYSRSHFKNSQQAVGDEEKVGEHEGHVHVHTHATHGHAHGSVSSAEEMGSAELIRHRVISQVLELGIVVHSVIIGISLGASESPKTIKPLVAALTFHQFFEGMGLGGCIVQAKFKVRAAAIMALFFSLTTPVGIAIGIGISNVYDENSSTALIVEGIFNAASAGILIYMALVDLLAADFMNPRMQGNGRLQVGANISLLVGAGCMSLLAKWA; this comes from the exons ATGGACAAGCTTCTGAGGTTACTGTTCATCCTCTTTCTCATAACTCTTCCAACACTGGTTTTAGGAGACTGTACATGTGACAAAGACGATGGAGATCGAGACAAAAATAAAGCTCTTAGATATAAGATAGCAGCTATAGTTGCCATACTGGCTGGTGGTGCAATTGGGGTGTGTATACCGATTCTAGGGAAGACGATACCGGCTCTTCACCCTGAAAAGAATGTATTCTTTATTATAAAGGCGTTTGCAGCCGGAGTGATTCTGGCGACGGGGTTCATTCACGTACTTCCTGATGCTTTTGAGAACTTAACCTCGCCCTGTCTCAATGAGAACCCTTGGGGGAATTTTCCATTTACTGGCTTTGTGGCGATGGTATCGGCCATTGGGACACTGATGGTGGATGCTTGTGCAACCTCTTACTATAGTAGGTCTCACTTCAAGAATTCTCAGCAAGCTGTGGGAGATGAAGAGAAGGTTGGAGAGCATGAAGGTCATGTTCATGTTCACACACATGCCACTCATGGCCATGCTCACGGATCTGTATCTTCTGCTGAGGAAATGGGTTCTGCAGAACTCATCAGACATCGTGTGATTTCTCAG GTTTTGGAATTGGGAATTGTGGTGCATTCTGTAATCATTGGAATATCATTAGGAGCGTCTGAGAGTCCAAAAACAATAAAGCCTCTGGTGGCTGCTCTCACCTTCCACCAATTTTTTGAAGGCATGGGCCTTGGAGGTTGCATTGTTCAG GCCAAGTTTAAGGTTCGGGCTGCTGCAATTATGGCGCTGTTCTTCTCCCTTACAACCCCAGTTGGGATAGCGATTGGGATCGGGATATCGAATGTTTATGACGAAAACAGTTCAACAGCACTCATAGTTGAAGGGATTTTCAATGCTGCATCGGCCGGAATCTTGATATATATGGCGCTGGTGGATCTTCTAGCAGCGGATTTCATGAACCCAAGGATGCAGGGTAATGGAAGGCTTCAAGTTGGGGCCAATATTTCACTTCTCGTTGGGGCTGGTTGCATGTCCCTCCTGGCCAAATGGGCTTAA
- the LOC117911536 gene encoding zinc transporter 8-like, with the protein MDKRLRLLFILFIIRLPTLVLGECTCDEEDEDRDRDKALRYKIAAIASILVGGTIGVCIPIIGKKIPALQPGKNVFFVIKAFAAGVILATGFIHVLPDAFESLTSPCLSENPWANFPFTGFVAMLSAIGTLMVDSLSTSYYTRSHLKNALPVLGDEEKVGEHEGQVYAHTHATHGHTSADEVGSDLIRHRVISQVLELGIVAHSVIIGISLGASESPQTIRPLVAALTFHQFFEGMGLGSCIVQAKFKSRAATIMGLFFSLTTPIGIGIGIGISQVYDENSSTALITEGIFNAASAGILIYMALVDLLAADFMNPKMQTNKMLQVMANISLLLGAGCMSLIAKWA; encoded by the exons ATGGACAAGCGTCTAAGGTTACTGTTCATTCTCTTTATCATAAGGCTCCCAACACTGGTTTTAGGGGAGTGTACCTGTGATGAAGAGGATGAAGATCGAGACAGAGATAAAGCTCTTAGATATAAGATAGCCGCCATAGCTTCCATACTGGTTGGTGGCACAATTGGGGTGTGCATACCGATTATAGGGAAGAAGATACCGGCTCTTCAACCCGGAAAGAATGTATTCTTCGTTATAAAGGCGTTTGCAGCGGGAGTGATTCTGGCAACCGGCTTCATTCACGTACTTCCTGATGCTTTTGAGAGCTTAACTTCGCCATGTCTCAGTGAGAACCCCTGGGCCAATTTTCCATTTACCGGCTTTGTGGCCATGCTATCGGCTATCGGGACGCTGATGGTGGATAGTTTATCAACCTCCTACTATACGAGGTctcatttgaagaatgctctgCCTGTTCTTGGAGATGAAGAAAAAGTTGGAGAGCATGAAGGTCAAGTTTATGCTCACACACATGCCACTCATGGCCATACTTCTGCTGACGAAGTGGGTTCAGACCTCATCAGGCATCGTGTGATTTCTCAG GTTTTGGAATTGGGAATCGTAGCGCATTCTGTGATTATTGGAATATCGTTAGGAGCATCAGAGAGTCCCCAAACAATAAGGCCTCTGGTGGCTGCTCTCACTTTCCACCAATTTTTCGAAGGCATGGGGCTTGGAAGTTGCATTGTTCAG GCCAAGTTCAAGTCTCGGGCTGCTACGATTATGGGGCTGTTCTTCTCCCTTACAACCCCAATAGGGATAGGTATTGGGATCGGAATATCACAAGTTTATGATGAAAACAGTTCAACAGCCCTCATCACTGAGGGGATTTTCAATGCTGCATCGGCCGGAATCTTGATATATATGGCACTGGTGGATCTTCTAGCCGCAGATTTCATGAACCCCAAGATGCAGACCAATAAAATGCTTCAAGTTATGGCTAATATTTCACTTCTTCTTGGTGCTGGTTGCATGTCCCTTATTGCCAAATGGGCATAA
- the LOC117910239 gene encoding pentatricopeptide repeat-containing protein At3g22150, chloroplastic — MASAALPHPVSPPFPHATTGTPAHEPTSLPPKTPPKPPTIRSRLSHLCRQGHPHQALHLFDSIPRPTTVLWNTIIIGFICNNMPIDALLFYARMRASPSPKFDSYTFSSTLKACAQARSLKLGKALHCHVLRSHFGSSRIVYNSLLNMYSTCLTEVPYLGTAYDFNNCDLVRRVFDTMRKRNVVAWNTMISWYVKTERLIEAFKMFRTMMRMGIRPTPVSFVNVFPAVWRMNDYDNANVLYGLVVKLGSDFVDDFFVVSSAIFMYAELGCVDFAREIFDCCLERNTEVWNTMIGGYVQNNCPIEAIDLFVQVMESEQFVLDDVTFLSALTAISQLQWLDLGRQLHAYILKSSTILQVVILNAIIVMYSRCGAIGTSFKVFSNMLERDVVTWNTMVSAFVQNGLDDEGLMLVFEMQKQGFMVDSVTLTALLSLASNLRSQEIGKQAHAYLIRHGIQFEGMDGYLIDMYAKSGLITTAQQLFEKNSDYDRDEATWNAMIAGYTQNGLSEEGFAVFRKMIEQNVRPNAVTLASILPACNPMGTIGLGKQIHGFAIRCFLNQNVFVGTALLDMYSKSGAITYAENVFAETLEKNSVTYTTMILSYGQHGMGERALSLFHAMLGSGIKPDSVTFVAILSACSYAGLVDEGLRIFQSMEREYKIQPSSEHYCCVADMLGRVGRVVEAYEFVKGLEEEGNTFRIWGSLLGACRIHGEFELGKVVANKLLEMEKGSSLTGYHVLLSNIYAAEGNWDNVDRVRKEMRQKGLMKEAGCSWVEVAGHVNCFMSRDHKHPQCAEIYQMLEKLAMEMKDAGYKPCLNLQTGGISASEE; from the coding sequence ATGGCCTCCGCTGCTTTGCCTCATCCGGTCTCACCACCCTTTCCTCACGCCACCACTGGCACCCCAGCCCATGAACCCACCAGTCTGCCCCCCAAAACTCCTCCTAAACCCCCCACAATCCGCTCAAGGCTCAGTCACCTATGCCGCCAAGGCCACCCCCACCAAGCTCTCCACCTTTTCGACTCGATTCCACGCCCAACCACCGTCCTTTGGAACACCATCATCATCGGCTTCATCTGCAACAACATGCCCATTGATGCTCTCTTGTTCTACGCCCGAATGAGAGCCTCCCCATCTCCCAAATTCGACTCCTACACCTTCTCTTCCACCCTCAAGGCTTGCGCCCAAGCTCGCTCTCTCAAGCTCGGTAAAGCCCTCCACTGCCACGTTCTCCGTTCCCACTTCGGTTCTAGTAGAATTGTTTATAATTCTCTCCTCAATATGTACTCTACTTGTTTGACTGAAGTGCCTTATCTGGGTACTGCTTATGATTTTAACAATTGTGATTTAGTGCGCAGAGTGTTTGACACAATGCGTAAGAGGAATGTGGTTGCTTGGAACACTATGATTTCTTGGTATGTTAAAACAGAAAGACTCATAGAGGCATTCAAGATGTTTAGGACAATGATGAGAATGGGAATTAGGCCGACCCCAGTTAGCTTTGTTAATGTTTTCCCTGCTGTTTGGAGGATGAATGATTATGATAATGCTAATGTTCTATACGGTTTGGTCGTTAAACTGGGTAGTGattttgtggatgatttttttgttgtgaGTTCAGCTATTTTCATGTATGCCGAGCTTGGTTGTGTTGATTTTGCTAGGGAGATTTTTGACTGTTGTTTAGAGAGGAATACAGAGGTTTGGAACACTATGATTGGCGGGTATGTGCAGAATAATTGCCCCATTGAAGCAATTGATCTTTTTGTTCAAGTTATGGAGTCAGAGCAGTTTGTTCTTGATGATGTAACTTTTCTCTCTGCTTTAACTGCAATTTCACAATTGCAGTGGTTGGATTTGGGCCGACAGCTACATGCATATATACTCAAGAGTTCAACAATATTACAAGTTGTTATACTGAATGCAATCATTGTCATGTACTCAAGGTGCGGTGCTATCGGGACATCGTTCAAGGTTTTCAGTAACATGTTGGAAAGAGATGTTGTTACATGGAATACCATGGTTTCTGCTTTTGTGCAGAATGGGCTGGATGATGAAGGGTTAATGCTTGTGTTTGAGATGCAGAAGCAAGGATTTATGGTTGATTCTGTAACATTAACTGCTTTGCTTTCATTAGCGTCAAACCTTAGAAGCCAGGAAATAGGCAAGCAAGCCCATGCTTACCTCATTCGACATGGAATTCAATTCGAGGGAATGGACGGTTACCTTATAGACATGTATGCAAAATCAGGTTTAATTACTACCGCCCAGCAACTTTTTGAGAAAAACAGTGATTATGATAGAGACGAAGCCACATGGAATGCCATGATTGCTGGTTACACTCAAAATGGGCTGAGTGAAGAGGGTTTTGCTGTATTCAGGAAGATGATAGAGCAAAATGTAAGACCCAATGCTGTGACCTTAGCATCAATTCTCCCAGCCTGCAATCCAATGGGAACTATTGGTTTGGGTAAGCAAATCCATGGCTTTGCCATTCGCTGCTTCCTCAACCAAAATGTCTTTGTGGGAACTGCTCTACTAGACATGTACTCAAAATCAGGTGCAATCACCTATGCAGAAAACGTGTTTGCTGAAACCCTTGAAAAAAATTCAGTCACATACACCACCATGATATTGAGTTATGGTCAACATGGAATGGGTGAGagagctctctctctctttcacgCAATGCTGGGATCTGGTATTAAACCTGATTCTGTTACCTTTGTTGCAATCTTGTCTGCTTGTAGTTATGCTGGGTTGGTAGATGAAGGTCTTAGAATATTTCAGTCAatggaaagagaatataaaATTCAGCCTTCTTCTGAGCATTACTGTTGTGTTGCAGACATGTTAGGGAGGGTTGGGCGGGTGGTGGAAGCCTACGAATTTGTTAAAGGACTGGAGGAAGAGGGTAATACATTCCGAATTTGGGGATCACTTCTTGGGGCCTGCCGAATTCATGGAGAATTTGAATTGGGTAAAGTTGTTGCCAACAAATTGCTTGAAATGGAGAAAGGAAGCAGTTTGACTGGCTATCATGTTTTGTTGTCAAATATATATGCAGCAGAAGGAAACTGGGACAATGTTGATCGGGTGAGAAAAGAGATGCGGCAAAAAGGTTTGATGAAGGAGGCTGGCTGCAGTTGGGTTGAGGTTGCAGGGCATGTGAACTGCTTTATGTCTAGGGATCATAAGCACCCTCAGTGTGCTGAGATATatcaaatgttagaaaaattgGCTATGGAGATGAAAGATGCAGGTTATAAGCCTTGTCTCAATTTACAAACAGGGGGGATCTCTGCATCTGAGGAGTGA